The Aethina tumida isolate Nest 87 chromosome 6, icAetTumi1.1, whole genome shotgun sequence genome has a segment encoding these proteins:
- the LOC109594998 gene encoding gamma-tubulin complex component 5: MAKLSEDIIKNLNDLILHLSKTEEGSEAHSQLKKHYTSVIKKSNHMYFSSNKEIDIHIQDMANKFIMHGFTYQASELETHYKKYMPDRLPESENRNRLNILKFLLEMSVSPTKYFFDHPDEFIPKVEESEDINWANHLLEGIERWEPNFDELSPEDSEESDYSEDETLATDITTIKMPTISEDKHDTVLVDFDVSRQTLLTSVQHSWFRSKTVRHMPESQLEAANFGILWEEHLQEQTGYLIQMPKSNVISEYKVIREVIFQLYNPHNSVVYKLEGDHVKLRGGVTVSSVRWFIFENFMLHTLRYIELMEEFRGIIRYNDVNANCPITYKCYGGFVRTFVDLVHLQIVDLEEHIRKQEVTYTLMKLDNDLRRIFEPLIRLKHVHDRNFVDFAQGDFLGCTVLFLTNLRRSLEMSRDKLEQDMKLALFVECLYHYLNVIQQWLGNNLYTKTTDVTGEFVIEHKPCPEIDWTMSYYVRQGIPADRRDDSMIALLTDYVLKTGRNVQLLRYLKKHDILIAKPNTVYDEFVRRTLQKLCDYYGVDPQTVLPEETPPEESLEVVKYKSPAIYTEGPASAMNKMERLVDVSDGLLMAAFEDYLIEKPKKVKEKEPTLYEKISRITSDRLFPMDDFFETILHDILRERFTVSGLTVKSLLVEEHSLYKEFCFLSHLFLFHEDFMSGFYRDLFGRLAKAFAKGGDKDLGTERRLWPMFQEVVAKVYPGFYQKCQIIVGRSWNDCMEQLEACRTVSIEYHGDWPNTIVITRDHVKKYQESFQLLLLIKWGLHSLNLLDLKDLIRRRKSAKTKTYQSIIRKLQNLRFCLLDLTNSLQHFIFGNFFRKCRSTFELDFEKSKDLDALRKAHHNYVTDFHNFLTHIANVKKEESQTTVIFMLLDVIRRLQNMWNSFKYATHDELERCHKEYKTCYELLFPILNPAQIIN; this comes from the exons ATGGCGAAACTAAGCGAAGACATAATCAAAAACTTGAACGACTTAATCCTGCACCTGTCGAAAACCGAG GAGGGTTCCGAGGCTCACAGCCAGTTAAAAAAGCACTACACATCGgtgattaaaaaatcaaatcacatgTACTTCTCGTCCAACAAAGAAATAGACATCCATATACAGGACATGGCCAACAAGTTCATAATGCATGGCTTCACCTACCAGGCCTCCGAATTGGAGACCCACTACAAGAAATACATGCCGGACCGTCTGCCCGAGAGCGAAAACCGCAACAGGTTGAACATCCTCAAGTTCTTATTGGAAATGTCTGTCTCACCCACCAAATACTTTTTTGACCACCCTGATGAATTCATTCCCAAGGTGGAGGAAAGTGAGGACATCAATTGGGCCAATCATTTGCTTGAGGGCATTGAAAGGTGGGAGCCCAACTTTGATGAATTGTCACCA GAGGATTCCGAAGAGTCTGACTATAGTGAAGACGAAACACTAGCCACAGATATTACTACAATTAAAATGCCGACCATTTCAGAAGATAAACACGACACAGTGCTTGTGGATTTTGATGTGAGCAGGCAG ACATTGCTGACAAGTGTACAACACTCATGGTTCAGGTCAAAAACTGTGAGGCACATGCCTGAAAGTCAACTGGAGGCGGCAAACTTCGGTATTTTATG GGAAGAACACCTACAGGAACAAACCGGGTATTTAATACAGATGCCCAAGTCCAACGTAATATCCGAGTACAAAGTGATCCGAGAGGTGATCTTCCAACTGTACAACCCCCACAACTCCGTCGTCTACAAACTGGAGGGTGACCACGTCAAACTGCGGGGCGGAGTGACCGTCAGCAGCGTCCGTTGG TTCATCTTCGAAAACTTTATGCTGCACACGCTGCGCTACATCGAACTGATGGAGGAATTCAGGGGTATAATCAGGTACAATGACGTGAACGCCAACTGCCCCATCACGTACAAGTGTTACGGCGGCTTCGTGCGCACGTTCGTCGACCTCGTCCACCTGCAAATCGTCGATCTGGAGGAGCACATCCGCAAACAGGAGGTGACGTACACTCTGATGAAGCTGGACAACGATCTGCGACGGATTTTCGAGCCGTTGATCAGGTTGAAACACGTGCACGACAGGAACTTCGTGGATTTTGCCCAGGGGGACTTTTTAGGTTGTACCGTCCTGTTTTTGACGAACTTGCGAAGGAGCCTAGAGATGTCCAGGGATAAGCTCGAGCAGGACATGAAGCTGGCGTTGTTTGTTGAATGTTTATATCATTATTTGAACGTGATTCAACAGTGGTTGGGCAACAACCTGTACACCAAGACCACCGACGTGACGGGGGAGTTTGTCATTGAACA TAAGCCTTGCCCCGAAATTGACTGGACCATGAGTTATTACGTAAGGCAGGGAATCCCCGCGGACCGCCGCGACGACAGTATGATAGCCTTGTTAACTGACTACGTCTTGAAAACCGGCAGAAACGTGCAGCTACTTAGGTACCTTAAAAAACACGACATTTTAATCGCCAAACCGAACACGGTGTACGACGAATTCGTAAGGAGAACCTTGCAAAAACTGTGCGATTACTACGGCGTCGACCCGCAAACCGTTCTCCCCGAAGAAACACCTCCAGAAGAAAGTTTGGAGGTAGTCAAATACAAGAGCCCAGCCATTTATACTGAGGGACCTGCGAGTGCCATGAACAAGATGGAGAGGCTGGTGGACGTCTCCGATGGGTTACTAATGGCAGCCTTTGAAGACTACCTCATCGAGAAGCCCAAGAAAGTTAAAGAGAAGGAACCAACGTTATACGAAAA AATTTCCCGCATCACATCCGATCGTTTGTTCCCCATGGATGACTTTTTCGAGACCATCCTCCACGACATCCTACGCGAAAGATTTACGGTTTCCGGCTTGACTGTTAAGAGTCTGCTGGTGGAGGAGCACTCTTTGTATAAAGAATTTTGCTTCCTGTCCCACCTGTTCTTGTTCCACGAGGACTTCATGTCGGGCTTCTACAGGGACCTATTTGGGAGGCTGGCGAAGGCGTTCGCCAAAGGTGGCGACAAAGACTTGGGTACTGAGAGACGTCTTTGGCCCATGTTCCAGGAGGTCGTTGCTAAAGTCTATCCTGGATTTTACCAAAAGTGCCAAATTATAGTCGGGCGTAGCTGGAATGATTGCATGGAACAGTTGGAGGCTTGCAGAACCGTTTCTATTGAATACCATGGTGATTGGCCCAACACCATTGTTATCACCAGGGACCACGTCAAGAAGTACCAGGAGAGCTTTCAGCTTTTGTTGCTGATTAAGTGGGGCTTACACTCTTTGAACCTCTTAGATTTAAAAG atttaatTAGGAGAAGGAAATCAGCGAAGACCAAAACGTACCAATCTATAATCAGGAAGTTACAAAACTTGAGATTTTGCCTCCTGGACTTGACAAATTCGCTTCAACACTTTATCTTCggcaatttttttagaaaatgtagGAGCACCTTCGAACTGGATTTCGAAAAGTCCAAAGACCTGGACGCACTACGAAAAGCCCACCACAACTACGTAActgattttcataattttctaacGCATATTGCCAATGTTAAGAAGGAGGAATCTCAAACcactgttatttttatg CTTTTAGATGTAATTCGCAGGCTGCAGAATATGTGgaacagttttaaatatgCCACACATGATGAGCTTGAAAGGTGccataaagaatataaaacttGCTACGAATTACTGTTTCCGATTCTTAATCCTGctcagataattaattaa
- the LOC109594999 gene encoding uncharacterized protein LOC109594999, with amino-acid sequence MKDILILVGVVGLLALARLANARKRHRFKGFGNRGLMDGSYFPWFPFWPFGGPTRHEYWRRPRRRSRSHSRSRNWPVGPPRIGGGGGPGMSGDYSGSEWPFPARPQSPAKVISKPGGHSGKKSGSGGKRTAKSGSGGKGGPKSGSGGKKISKDVSPRKVSERGGSGEKIVSGGKGGSGGKGGEKGGSGGKGGERGGSGGKGGGGGGSGGKGGVSRGGSGGQGGARGGSGGQGGARGGSGGQGGAGGGSGGQGGARGGSGGQGGARGGSGGKGGAGGGSGGKGGAGGGSGGQGGQEGQGGQGGSAKK; translated from the exons ATGAAAGACATACTCATCCTCGTGGGAGTCGTCGGACTTCTTGCCCTCGCTAGG TTGGCGAATGCAAGAAAAAGGCACAGATTTAAAGGATTTGGTAATAGAGGATTAATGGATGGAAGCTATTTCCCATGGTTCCCATTCTGGCCCTTTGGTGGTCCCACCAGACACGAATATTGGAGAAGACCCAGACGTAGATCAAGAAGCCACAGTAGAAGTAGGAATTGGCCAGTTGGTCCACCACGAATAGGAGGTGGGGGAGGACCGGGTATGTCAGGAGATTATAGCGGTTCGGAGTGGCCATTTCCAGCAAGGCCACAAAGTCCGGCAAAAGTAATAAGTAAACCTGGAGGTCATAGTGGCAAGAAAAGTGGATCAGGAGGCAAACGGACAGCAAAGAGTGGATCAGGAGGGAAAGGAGGACCGAAAAGTGGGTCAGGaggtaaaaaaatatcaaaagatGTATCACCAAGGAAAGTGAGCGAAAGAGGTGGATCAGGAGAGAAAATCGTATCAGGAGGAAAAGGAGGATCTGGAGGGAAAGGAGGTGAAAAAGGTGGGTCGGGAGGAAAAGGAGGTGAAAGAGGTGGATCAGGAGGCAAAGGAGGCGGTGGAGGTGGATCGGGAGGGAAAGGTGGTGTATCTAGAGGTGGGTCAGGAGGTCAAGGAGGTGCCAGAGGTGGATCGGGAGGTCAAGGAGGTGCCAGAGGTGGATCAGGAGGTCAAGGAGGTGCTGGAGGTGGATCAGGAGGTCAAGGCGGAGCCAGAGGTGGATCGGGAGGTCAAGGCGGAGCAAGAGGTGGATCAGGAGGTAAAGGAGGAGCAGGGGGTGGATCGGGAGGTAAAGGAGGAGCAGGGGGCGGATCAGGAGGTCAAGGAGGACAAGAAGGGCAAGGAGGTCAAGGCGGATCTGCCAAGAAGTGA
- the LOC126265797 gene encoding uncharacterized protein LOC126265797, with product MKSAVIFLVVFGLVAFLQLADARRNRDSQDEDEENEGGPGNGKGHKHGGMGGKHGGHGGMGGGHGMGGRPGGQGGMGGRPGGQGGKGGQGGMGGGPGGMGGGSGGIAGVPGDEGGMGGGPGGMGGGSGGAEESINGTE from the exons ATGAAATCAGCGGTTATCTTCCTAGTTGTTTTCGGCCTAGTCGCCTTCCTGCAG TTGGCGGACGCCCGTCGTAACCGTGACAGCCAAGACGAGGATGAAGAGAACGAAGGTGGGCCGGGCAATGGCAAAGGTCACAAGCATGGAGGAATGGGAGGTAAACATGGAGGACATGGAGGAATGGGCGGTGGACATGGAATGGGTGGAAGACCCGGAGGACAAGGAGGTATGGGCGGCAGGCCAGGTGGACAAGGAGGAAAGGGAGGACAGGGTGGAATGGGTGGAGGCCCAGGAGGCATGGGAGGAGGATCTGGAGGAATAGCAGGAGTACCAGGTGATGAAGGTGGAATGGGCGGAGGTCCAGGAGGCATGGGAGGAGGATCTGGAGGAGCAGAAGAAAGCATTAATGGCACAGAATAA